The DNA sequence tttgagtttgaatttatgaatctgaagttttagttatggtgtctgtgttcatatgatttttgtcaatacttggtaaggaagaaaacgtcaaaatcaactttatttggaccacttttacttttaagttacttttacttttgttccctacttttcagatgtactatccagacctgtcagagagccCCAGCCAACAGATATACCTTGTAGcctaaatttcctcttttagtaactgtccactttccatatgtctctgatacaccttgtcccctattttcacgaacactcccacatgtctgttattttcccgcctactagtcagtagagtaccacctttatttcccgtctaggtaaaatctcaacccaagcgtggtagctaaccaaaacacccaggaaagtcaccacagttatcaaaacgtgtccatcctcgtgggattcgacccttacctccattatactagccagtagaaatgggttgaggaaatttgtttgaagccaggtcccggttatcgtaccaacgactcagctgggtcgggaatcacttcctgatcagttggatacactccaattcACATACGAAAACCACTAGGACAAAGAACCTGGTCTTCaaaaatggcgccgttgccggggatggatggcgttcatacttgttattgtgtgtgatctttttggtgtacatactgtttataatttttcttttctttttgttttcaatttatgagaagtggctcggctcctagccagtggagaccaagatacttccccgaggaacaATACTCGTTACCACTCGTTCGGGCCTGTCGACGGCACTGTCCGACCTAGGCACGCGTAGCGACGAAGAAAAAGAGGAGCTAGAGTACCAACTCCCGGAGCTTCCACCCCAACCAGTAAGAACACTAGTGAGAATGGCTGACCAAGGTGAGGACGATCCCGAGCTCGCGACACTTACCGCGCATGCCGATGGAGATCCCCCACAAGCCATAGTGGTTACCCCAGGCCAAACCGCCTGTGATGTGAAACCCCACGTTATCGCAATCTTACCGACGTAATGTGGGAAGAGCTACGAGGGACCATACGAAttcttaaatgagttctgcaaAATCTGTAAGGCGCAGAGGCGGCCAGCAGGAGCGAGCGAGGACGATTACAGACTGAAAGCTCTACCTTTTGTCCTAAAGGGAGAGGCCAACACTTGGTTCATGCGCCTGCCAGCCGACTCTATCAATACATGGGCCGATTTCAAGTCAGTTTTCCTAGTCGAGTTTTTCCCGTCTTCAAAGACAAGtgcattgaagaggaaaatatcgTGCATAAGGCAAGAGTATGATGAAACTCTGAGCGAATACTGGGAGAAGTACATGAGCCTTCTGGAGTCATGccccaaccatcgcatgaaggagatagaggtgcACCACACCTTCTATGAGGGGATGAACAAGGAAACCAAGGATCTGGCGAATTCATCATCTGGTGGTGATTTCACCCAGTTGAGAGTGAGTGAAGCTAAAAAGGTGCTACGCAAGCTGTTGAATGCGAAGAAGACGTACGACAACGCGAGAGATGGGTACGGCAGAGAAAGGGTAGCGAATGCTTCGGCTACTGACCAGGAGGAACGGATGGGCTTGAAGatggatgaattaaaaaaggaattgctgactgcaatcaagcagaacactccaccaccttctccaaCTGGAGGCCAAGAAGCCCCAATACTACCATATGATCAGCTGGACAACTCGCCGGATGTGGAGCAAGCGAATGCCGCAGGTTACTACAATTCCAACGGCAATTGGATTCCGGGGAAACAAAGAGATGCACCGTGGAGGGACCACCAAAATTTCCGATAGGGAGAtggaaatcagaatcagaaccaaaatcagGCTCCAAATCAACCCAACCCCCAACCGAACCAATATCCCAACCGCGGACCAACAAACCCTGACTACCAATCTAACTGGGTAGGAAGGAACCAGCATCCTCAGAACCAAAACTCTCAAAACCAGAACTCGAACCCTACTTATGTGCCACCCCATCAGCGAAACaaccaaaaccagaaccaaaaccaaaaccagcACCAATTTAACCCAAGACCTCAACATAACACCCACCACCAAAACCAGGGTCAGTACCAGCACAACCACGATCAGTATAACCCTTCTGCCCAGTATAACATTCTCTTGTTCTGAAGCTGGAACATTCTCTGATGATTCCCCGGCAGCTACAAGCTGAAAATTCTTGACCGAAGCCACTGTAACACGTCCTCTGAAGTTGAGACACCAACACTGCAGCTGCTCATGCCATCTCGGAGTTTTGTTCTTCAAAATGAGTGGTTCACCAATGCTGTTGTACGGTTGTTTCGACTTTCCTCTGATAGGGACGTCGGAAGCAGAATCCTGTTTTCTCATTTCGGTAGCTGTCAAGGGACTAAAAGCTTCATCGTGACCACAACCAAATGTCACACTTCCACCTTCCTCAGTTGACGATATTGGAATTATGTGCATCGTGCAGTTCATCCTTCTTGGTCCCCTTGTGCGGAAAACATTAAGTTGGTAAGCAATAGTTGCAACATTAAAGCTGCAAATAGGTATTCTTGGTGCCACCTTCTTGGGGGAAATTCTTTTCCCCAACCAACGGTGCGATTGGATAGGAGTGTTGCAGGGAGGCCGAGAATCGTGAACATAGAATTTGGAGCCAAAAAAGTTGGATCTGGTCACATAAAGTTATAGTTTCAACAAGAGGATTATAATGAGGATAGAAATGAAAGCAAGACACCTTAGTTTGCCTGCATGACAATCACTGGTGTGAGAAAAATCATTTGCTGCAAAAGATATGACAAAATCTGTTTTTGTCGCTCTTTTGATTCGTCTCGCTGCTAACAGAAACTTACTGGCTTCCCCCGAAATAGCTGCATAGATTCAGAAATAGAGAACGCGCATTTTAGGACGAGCCAAGGCCAAGACTCCAACTATGATGAGAACACGCATTTTAGATCATTAAGGTAAGCGAGTTATCTACCTTAGCAAACGGCCCccaattataaaaagaaatcaagACAAGACTAGCATATACATGTAAATCACAACACAAAACATCAATTCATAGATTGTATTCCAAGAGAGAGATGATGGTCACTTGCCAGGGGTTAAGCCAAGGTATAGCCTATAAGTCGAGGTTGCCCTTTCCCTTCGGATAAAGCACTGAATCGGAGAATCCCTTGGGCCGGGCTGATACACATtttcaatcaatcaacaaCGATGAAGCAAAGACCACGTAGGGAGAAAACTAGCTTACCTGCTTAAGAGACATAGGGAAAGTAAGCAAACCACATTGCTCGGGTGTCCAAACGACCTCTCTAACTATCCCCCTCCTAGACTTGCAAACAGCAGCACAACACACCACAGACCTTCGAGCCGGCCACACACGCTGATTAGCCTCTACCCTAACAATGATATCAAGAAGCAAATCCGGGGGCAAACTGGCCCACCGGCTCTGCTCCTCTACCACCTGCACACTAAGATCAATGCTTCTATGCCCACATTCCTTCTCATCTATGCCCCTTTTCCCCTTCAATGCCATCTAAAGCAACAAATCTAACAAACTACAAACCCCCAAAGCCAAAATTGAGGACACCTTTAGCTAAaactaaaaccaaaatcaaaaccatgcTTTCAGATATTTCACAAAGAGAAAAGAGCAGGAATCATCAAACTCATAAAACaagcaagaaataaaaaaaatgggaagcTGTAAAATAAGTAATTTTCACGCTTTGCTGTCCCCCATATATACACACTGATTGATGAGTATTGGAGTCCCAAGATTTCTCCAAGGAAAAGTGCCTCAATGTGTAGGGAAAATTTTGAAGAGACAAATACAGTGGATCAGAACTGAACCCAAGAATTACTCCCGCCACGTTCCCCACTAATTTCAGCAAAGATTagatttttcccatttttgaacaacctttttcctttttgtgaAAACTCAATAGTGACAACAGGGTGTCCGAAAAATGTCTGATTCTGTGTGTCGTTTTGATTTGGTATTCTCTAATCTTTTGTATGGTGATAATAATTTCCAACCCCTTTCATAGTCGTTAAAACTAACAATCAGCAGAATGTGTGACAGAAAATGAACAAGAGGGAAAGAGCTGATAAAGGGATATGGGTTGTGACTTGTTATTTTCGAAGgctctactccctccgtccctcattACTTGGCACCGGTTAACTTAGCACGGGTCttaagaaatatagtaaaaagtggatggaaagAGTTTGTGCAAcgtgagtcctatttttatatactcgcTCCTAcacgaataagagtcacatttctttCCGGGACAggctttaagaaatgttaaaaaagtggatggaagaaagttagtactccctccgtcccattaaatatgcaacatttgctattcggcacaggattttatgtaatgttgttttgtgagttaatgaagagagagtaaagtaagagaaaagaaaagtagagagagtattgtttctatttttagaaacgtttcatttttaatgggacagatcaaaaaggaaaacgtttcatttctaatgggacagagggagtagaatATTAGTATcacttatatattaattttaaatgatatatgaGTAGAGTGAGATAATagaatgtggggcctatttaccattatagtaattataaaccgagactcctattcacggacggaccaaattggaaaaatgagactcttattagtgaaatgtgtggTCCATtatcaaaagtagtaaaaaataagGGTGTCAATTAATTGgagacggacgaaaaaagaaattggtgTGAATTAaagtggaacggagggagtatttgttaattttgcCTCCAATTTATCTCATTCATATTCCCTTTGTCCATcatttttaccaattatgcattaatacACGTGTCATCTCAAATGCCTATATAATTGCGAGTGTAGAACGTTAGTAGAACTATGGTCCATATACTAAagtggaaaaaagaaaacagtTCTTTAAATAGTGGATaatctaaaatgataaaatgattctTTGATtgtaaaacaaattttataatttttatatgagtttttcgatatatttgaataaaattatataatttatattgattaaaagtatatgaaaaagaaaatatgtattgGGGTTGTGAGTTAAAAGAGaattgatgaaaataaaagttttaataaattgagaatTGTATGTGTTGATGAAACAGAAatgagtattttattaaaaagttgatTGTGATTACCAACGGACAGGGGTGGATCCACTAGGAGGGGAtaaggggcatttgcccctcctCATATATTTCATGTAGTACTATttcatagagtaatttttaaaaatttatgattttctttataaatgcCCTATCTCAAACTATTAAAATTTCTTCTTAGATATATTTTTGCCCCCGTCGAATTGAAATCCTGGCTCCGCCCCTGTCAACGGATATAATCTTAGCAAAGTCCACGTTCATTCGcatgtaattttaataaataaggtatgatgaatttatttctattgtatttattttaattttgttatattatttttagattaatatataagtagtggatgatttttcaaaagaaccAAAATTCAATAGCCGAGTGCCTCGCAAAAATCCTTAAATTTGAACACTTCTATTTGCTCATTTGCACTACGCACTAGACACTATGTGCGTACAATTCATTTACTCTATTTACCTTTatgctttttctttcttttaacGTACTAatattaagaataaaatttacttgtgaaataaaattcattacttcctccgtccgtgaataagagtctcattttcatctggcacgggttttaagatatgttaagaaaagtgggtaaaaaaaagttagtgtaatatgaatctcacttatatatattaattttaaatgatatgtgagtgaaattagatagtggaatgtgggggcCTCTTACCATTTACAGTACTAGTGAACCgtgactcttattcgcggacggactaaaatgacaaaatgggactcctaatcgcgGACATAGGAAGTATTTCATAATCACaactaaaattacaaaatttaaaaaattacataataaaaacaacaaataacaACACAAACCCCAATTGGATTCAAATTATACAATTTATATCCTAAAAGTTAAAGTTACATATCTTAAatccttaaaataaaaatttacaaataatataagtcCTAAAtcgaaattcaattttcaaagaaaatagagaacatgcataattcaaaatttcataattagtCATATGCATGCTTAGAAGAAAATTGACgatataatttatcaatccaatatcaaattgaaaaaacaaaacaaaaaaaaaaaaaaagccgCCGTATGCTGGTTCCCATAGGCCgaacaaaaatacaaatttcgTTAAAGGCTGTCTAAGCACGTGCTTAACATCTTAAGGACGCGAATACAtgctttttcatttctctaatGGTATTCACATCCAGTGTAGGAGATAACTACTTGAATCTTAAGTACTTAGTTGCCTGAATGCTTTGATGTATCTCGTGAATCATCATTTCATGACATTCAAGTGCATGTTGGATCGTTCACAAGATAGGGAGCTAAGAAGTTCAAAAATGAAtaacattatttattcaaGAAGCTGATTCAAGAGGACCATTGCAGGTGATGGTTTGACCAACCCAAAGttgcataattaaattacatgcCAATGAGCTAGAATTTGAAGAAGAGATGAGTagttttatgaaaattgaGCCCGAAGAAATTATGGCTTCATAAAAAACAAGAATTCTTATTAGATGGCATTCATCTAGagttttcttaaattattttgatagttATTTACTTTCCTAGTTAATAAAATAGGTAGACGAAAAGTTTTCGACCAATATGAATTGgcattgatttgtttttcatCTATCAATAAGAGTTTCCTTTCACCtttcttttttgttatg is a window from the Salvia hispanica cultivar TCC Black 2014 chromosome 1, UniMelb_Shisp_WGS_1.0, whole genome shotgun sequence genome containing:
- the LOC125196196 gene encoding tubby-like F-box protein 5; the protein is MALKGKRGIDEKECGHRSIDLSVQVVEEQSRWASLPPDLLLDIIVRVEANQRVWPARRSVVCCAAVCKSRRGIVREVVWTPEQCGLLTFPMSLKQPGPRDSPIQCFIRRERATSTYRLYLGLTPAISGEASKFLLAARRIKRATKTDFVISFAANDFSHTSDCHAGKLRSNFFGSKFYVHDSRPPCNTPIQSHRWLGKRISPKKVAPRIPICSFNVATIAYQLNVFRTRGPRRMNCTMHIIPISSTEEGGSVTFGCGHDEAFSPLTATEMRKQDSASDVPIRGKSKQPYNSIGEPLILKNKTPRWHEQLQCWCLNFRGRVTVASVKNFQLVAAGESSENVPASEQENVILGRRVILIVVVLGSSSGFESFGSEDAGSFLPS